In the genome of Caulobacter flavus, the window GCGTTACTATAACGGTGACAAGGGCACCGTTCAGGGCTTCGAGATCGGCTACCAGCAGTTCTACGACTTCCTGCCGGGCGCGCTGTCGGGTCTGGGCGTGCAGGCCAACTACACGTTCATCGACAACGAAGGCGGCCGCAACACCGCCGTCGACGTCGACGACACCAACCAGACGGGGGGCGCCGACAACGCCGCCCTGCCGCTCGAAGGCATGTCGTCGCGCAGCTACAACGTGGCCGTGATGTACGAGAAGTACGGCGTCTCGGCGCGCCTGGCCTACAACTGGCGCCAGCGCTACCTGCTGACCAGCTCGGCGGCCAACGTCAACGCCCCGGTCTGGTCGCGTGACTACGGCCAGCTGGACGGTTCGATCTTCTACAGCATCAACAAGCAGTACAAGATCGGCGTGCAGGCGACCAACATCCTCAAGGAACGCACCGTGCTCGAGGTCGGCAACCCCGACCGCGTCGCCCCCTACAACTGGGTGGAGACCGACCGTCGCGTCGCCGTGGCGTTGCGCGCCAGCTTCTAAGCTGATCTGACTTGGACTGAACGAGGGCCCTCCGACGATCCGGACCACATGCTGGTCGGGGCCGTCGGAGGGCTTTCGTGTTTGTGGGGCGGCGTTAAAGAGCCCCGGGGAGGGACGTGATGGATCAGCGCATCCGCAAGGTCGTGGTCGTAGGCGGCGGCACCGCCGGCTGGATGGCGGCGGCGGCGTTCAGCCGGCTGCTGGTCAGCGACGCGGTGGCGGTCGAGGTCGTCGAATCCGAGGCCATCGGCACGGTCGGCGTCGGCGAGGCCACCATCCCGACCATCCGCAACTTCAACCAGACCCTGGGCCTGGACGAGGTCGAGTTCATCCGCGCCACCCAGGCCAGCTTCAAGCTGGGCATCGACTTCCGCGACTGGGGCCGGGTCGGCCATCGCTACTTCCACGGCTTCGGCGACTTCGGCGCCGACCACGAGGCCGTCCAGGCCCACCAGCTGTGGCGGCGCCTGAAGGCGCTGGGCGATCCCAGCGGCCTGGAGGACTGGTCGTTGCCCACCGCCGCGGCGGCGCTGAACCGCTTCATTCCGCCGAGCCCGGATCCGCGCTCGCCGCTGCACGACTACGCCTATGCCTATCACTTCGACGCCGGGCTCTATGCGGCCTTCCTGCGCCGCTACGCGCAGGCCAGGGGCGTGACGCGCACCGAGGGCAAGATCGTCGACGTCGCCCTGCGCGGCCAGGACGGCTTCGTCGAGGCGGTGGTGCTGGACGACGGGCGCCGGATCGAAGGCGACCTCTTCGTCGACTGCTCGGGCTTCCGCGCCCTGCTGATCGAGGGAACCCTGAAGGCCGGCTTCGAGGACTGGTCGCGGTGGCTGCCCTGCGACCGCGCCCTGGCCGTGCCGTGCAGGCTGGGCGGCGACGGCCTGACGCCCTACACCCGGTCCACGGCGCGCGCGGCCGGCTGGCAGTGGCGGATCCCGCTGCAGCACCGCATCGGCAACGGCTACGTCTATTCCAGCGCCTTCGTCGACGACGAGCGCGCCGCCCGCACCCTGATGGACAACCTGGACGGCGAGGCGCTGGATGATCCGCGGCCGCTGCGGTTCCTGGCCGGCCGGCGCCGCAAGTTCTGGGATCGCAACGTCGTGGCCGTCGGCCTGTCGGGCGGCTTCCTCGAGCCGCTGGAATCCACCTCGATCAGCCTGATCCAGAACGGCATCTCGCGGCTGCTGGAATTCTTCCCCGACCGTCGCTGCGACCCCCTGCTGGCCGACGAGTTCAACCGCGTCTCGGCCCTCGAGTACGAGCGCATCCGCGACTTCATCATCCTGCACTACTGCATCAACCAGCGTGACGAGCCGATGTGGCGGCAGGTGCGCGAGGTGGCGCTGCCCGACAGTCTCCAGGCCAAGATCGCGCTCTACAGGGCGCGCGGCCACGTGGCGATCCACGAGGGCGACGGCTTCGGGCGGCCCAGCTGGATCGCCATCTACAACGG includes:
- a CDS encoding tryptophan halogenase family protein, giving the protein MDQRIRKVVVVGGGTAGWMAAAAFSRLLVSDAVAVEVVESEAIGTVGVGEATIPTIRNFNQTLGLDEVEFIRATQASFKLGIDFRDWGRVGHRYFHGFGDFGADHEAVQAHQLWRRLKALGDPSGLEDWSLPTAAAALNRFIPPSPDPRSPLHDYAYAYHFDAGLYAAFLRRYAQARGVTRTEGKIVDVALRGQDGFVEAVVLDDGRRIEGDLFVDCSGFRALLIEGTLKAGFEDWSRWLPCDRALAVPCRLGGDGLTPYTRSTARAAGWQWRIPLQHRIGNGYVYSSAFVDDERAARTLMDNLDGEALDDPRPLRFLAGRRRKFWDRNVVAVGLSGGFLEPLESTSISLIQNGISRLLEFFPDRRCDPLLADEFNRVSALEYERIRDFIILHYCINQRDEPMWRQVREVALPDSLQAKIALYRARGHVAIHEGDGFGRPSWIAIYNGLGVVPEAYDPLADRIPEAELRGLMDHRRALIRHTAQTMPTQEAFIARHCAAPPLG